The proteins below are encoded in one region of Paeniglutamicibacter cryotolerans:
- a CDS encoding amino acid ABC transporter permease/ATP-binding protein — protein sequence MQFDWAYTFSLFLDPELWQGAGIVVALSVLAWTIANVAGIILALMRESRTRVLNIVAGLYIWLFRSLPLLVLLVFAYNIPQVFPPSQVILGSSFNAALVAMILHEAAYMAEIHRGGLLSVGLDQREAAKALGLRYGQFQRRIVLPQAFRISLPSLGNEFVSILKLTSLASVISLPEILLVGQRLYTQNFLVLETLTAVAAFYVLLVTIFDQLRGLLERHLDVTRRHTALENVSSDLPGRVERIREAHPHSGEKIVEARGVTKTFGENQVLKGVDLDVHRGEVVVVIGPSGSGKTTLVRTLNHLEPHDGGIVLVNGETVGYRPGNDGRLIPRSDASMAEQRSNIGMVFQRFNLFPHLSVLENIALAPQQTGLMGREEAQEYARTLLGRVGLAQHASKYPHQLSGGQQQRVAIARALAMKPSVMLFDEPTSALDPELVAEVLEVIADLANDGMTMVIVTHEMKLARDVADWVVFMEDGNVVEAGPPALIFGSEGHERIQRFVRHVSNTV from the coding sequence ATGCAGTTCGACTGGGCTTACACGTTCTCACTGTTCCTGGATCCCGAGCTATGGCAAGGCGCCGGCATCGTCGTCGCGCTGTCCGTTCTTGCCTGGACCATCGCCAACGTGGCTGGCATCATCCTGGCACTCATGCGTGAATCGCGCACCCGGGTCCTGAACATCGTCGCGGGGCTCTACATCTGGCTCTTCCGGAGCCTGCCGCTGTTGGTCCTACTGGTGTTTGCCTACAACATCCCGCAGGTCTTTCCCCCGTCCCAAGTCATCCTGGGTTCGTCCTTCAATGCTGCGCTGGTGGCGATGATCCTGCACGAGGCCGCTTACATGGCCGAGATCCACCGTGGCGGCCTGCTCTCCGTCGGCCTGGACCAGCGCGAGGCAGCCAAGGCCCTGGGCCTGCGCTACGGCCAGTTCCAGCGCCGGATCGTCTTGCCCCAGGCCTTCCGGATTTCGCTGCCCTCGCTGGGCAATGAATTCGTTTCGATCCTGAAGCTCACCTCGCTGGCCAGCGTGATTTCCCTGCCGGAAATCCTGTTGGTCGGTCAGCGCCTCTACACGCAGAACTTCCTGGTGCTGGAGACCCTGACCGCCGTGGCCGCGTTCTACGTCCTGCTGGTCACGATCTTCGATCAGCTGCGCGGGCTGCTCGAACGACACCTCGATGTCACCCGCCGCCACACGGCGCTGGAGAACGTCTCCTCCGACCTTCCGGGCCGGGTCGAGCGCATTCGCGAAGCGCACCCGCACAGCGGCGAGAAGATCGTCGAAGCACGCGGGGTCACCAAGACCTTCGGCGAGAACCAGGTTCTCAAGGGAGTGGACCTGGATGTGCACCGCGGCGAGGTCGTGGTCGTCATCGGCCCCTCCGGATCCGGAAAAACCACGCTGGTGCGGACGCTGAACCACCTCGAACCCCACGATGGCGGAATAGTGCTGGTCAACGGAGAGACCGTCGGGTACCGGCCGGGCAACGACGGCCGACTGATACCCCGCAGTGATGCCTCCATGGCCGAACAACGGTCAAACATCGGCATGGTTTTCCAGCGCTTCAACCTCTTCCCGCACCTGAGCGTGCTGGAAAACATTGCGCTGGCACCTCAGCAGACCGGGCTCATGGGTCGGGAGGAGGCTCAGGAATACGCACGCACCCTGCTGGGCCGGGTCGGCTTGGCGCAGCACGCGTCGAAGTATCCGCACCAGCTCTCCGGCGGACAGCAGCAGCGCGTGGCCATTGCCCGGGCACTGGCCATGAAACCGTCGGTCATGCTCTTCGACGAACCTACCAGCGCACTGGATCCCGAGCTGGTCGCAGAGGTCTTGGAGGTCATTGCCGACCTGGCCAATGACGGCATGACGATGGTGATCGTGACCCATGAAATGAAGCTGGCCCGCGATGTGGCGGACTGGGTGGTGTTCATGGAAGACGGCAACGTCGTCGAGGCCGGTCCGCCGGCGCTCATCTTCGGAAGCGAGGGCCACGAACGCATCCAGCGCTTCGTGCGACACGTGTCGAACACTGTCTAG
- a CDS encoding MFS transporter has product MAEQKTQSRLVPALVYAALSTAIVSSLGMLLVPSIATEMHVSVSTAQWMLTLNLLVGAIATPVMGRLSDGRHKKRLLMWSLVIILIGSIIAAMAPNFTIFLIGRALQGLTYGIVPVTISLARRYVAADKVQFSISSLSVTVSTGIGVGYPLTGILAGLFDFRFAFWFAALFVVSALIVVARIVPDGPDEQGSSDPFDYVGAGSLGLGLGVLLLAVSEGPNWGWGSTLTIGAFILAALVLALWVRGALRKQYPLVNLRVFRNAEVLLANATAIGLGAALYIGFSMASLVAQAPTSTGYGIALPVFWAGFVMLPLSVGSFAANRLVRRLAHRIGLATLLPIGAGIVMVSGTMLWFAHTRLWEVLLGMLLFGLGMGASYAAMPALIARSVATEELGSSVSFNQVLRTVGSSFGTAVSAAVLAAHMGPDQHSSGAGISLSFQIGAILCMAVFASLLVHFVATRMRPKVA; this is encoded by the coding sequence GTGGCTGAACAGAAAACACAATCACGCTTGGTCCCTGCGCTGGTCTACGCGGCGCTCTCCACCGCCATCGTCAGCTCCCTGGGCATGCTGCTCGTGCCGTCAATCGCCACCGAAATGCACGTTTCGGTCAGTACGGCACAGTGGATGCTCACCCTGAACCTCCTGGTCGGGGCCATAGCGACACCCGTCATGGGCCGGCTCAGCGACGGCAGGCACAAGAAACGACTGCTGATGTGGTCCTTGGTGATCATCCTCATCGGGTCGATCATCGCGGCCATGGCCCCAAACTTTACGATCTTCCTCATCGGCCGGGCCTTGCAGGGCCTGACCTACGGCATCGTCCCGGTAACGATTTCCCTGGCCCGCCGCTATGTCGCAGCCGATAAGGTCCAGTTCTCCATCTCCAGCCTCTCGGTGACCGTATCCACCGGCATCGGCGTCGGATACCCGCTCACAGGAATCCTCGCCGGCCTCTTCGACTTCCGCTTCGCCTTCTGGTTTGCCGCCTTGTTCGTCGTGAGCGCCCTCATCGTGGTCGCCCGCATCGTGCCCGACGGACCCGATGAACAGGGAAGCTCGGATCCTTTCGACTACGTCGGTGCCGGCTCGCTGGGGCTGGGCTTGGGCGTCCTGCTGCTGGCCGTGAGCGAAGGCCCCAATTGGGGCTGGGGATCCACCTTGACCATTGGCGCCTTCATCCTCGCCGCCCTGGTTTTGGCTCTCTGGGTTCGCGGGGCCCTGCGCAAGCAGTATCCATTGGTCAACCTCCGGGTCTTCCGGAATGCCGAGGTGCTGCTGGCCAACGCCACCGCCATCGGCCTGGGCGCCGCCCTGTACATCGGATTCTCCATGGCCAGCCTGGTCGCGCAGGCGCCGACCTCTACCGGGTACGGCATCGCCCTTCCGGTCTTCTGGGCCGGATTCGTCATGCTCCCCTTGTCGGTGGGTAGTTTTGCGGCGAACCGGCTGGTCCGTCGACTGGCACACCGGATCGGACTGGCGACGCTGCTGCCGATCGGCGCAGGCATCGTCATGGTTTCCGGAACCATGCTCTGGTTTGCCCACACCCGGCTCTGGGAAGTCCTGCTCGGAATGCTGCTCTTCGGCCTGGGCATGGGAGCAAGCTACGCGGCCATGCCGGCTTTGATCGCCCGCTCCGTTGCCACCGAAGAACTGGGCAGTTCGGTGAGCTTCAACCAGGTCTTGCGCACCGTGGGCAGTTCCTTCGGCACGGCAGTTTCGGCTGCTGTACTCGCCGCGCACATGGGCCCGGACCAGCACTCCAGCGGCGCAGGAATCAGCTTGTCATTCCAAATCGGCGCCATCTTGTGCATGGCGGTCTTCGCTTCCCTGCTGGTCCACTTCGTGGCAACACGGATGCGCCCCAAAGTGGCCTAG
- a CDS encoding GMC family oxidoreductase, translating into MNTSDIDVIVIGAGSAGSVIARRLIDAGKKVAVLEAGGYDTNPAIHSVARLGELWGSAEDWAFKTTPQAGCDGRTLNLPRGKVMGGSHALNATIWVRGAKQDYDTWAYLGCPGWSWDDVLPVFKDIENYDGGASELRGSEGLLDVRRDFERNPIQEDIYAAAVEIGIPENHDYNSGDVEGISRMQLNVRDGKRFNTWHAYLKPVAEHENLTLITNALVHRLILSDGTVTGVEYELDGELHTLTATETVLAAGAIGSPALLMRSGIGHAEELARVGVTPVHHLPGVGKNLHDHLISPVIYTTTKKEVPASTVSVAETHLFHKSRADLAVPDTQPIHFSVPMYMSEGMSGPDNGFSLLAGIVRPLGRGSIELTGPGAQDELAIDLGALTEEADLDALVASLRQCRELGRADALAHWGPEEIYPGPGIGDGDEELEDYVRSTVVTYHHQVGTCKMGLDEMAVVDPRTLQVHGLAGVRVADASIMPLVPTGNTNAPSILIGERAAAFMSA; encoded by the coding sequence ATGAACACCTCAGATATCGACGTCATCGTGATTGGAGCCGGCTCGGCCGGTTCGGTCATCGCCCGCCGCCTGATCGATGCCGGCAAGAAGGTCGCCGTGCTGGAGGCCGGCGGCTATGACACCAACCCGGCGATTCACTCCGTGGCGCGGCTCGGCGAGCTGTGGGGAAGCGCCGAGGACTGGGCGTTCAAGACCACCCCGCAAGCCGGCTGCGACGGCCGGACGTTGAACCTGCCCCGCGGCAAGGTCATGGGTGGATCCCATGCGCTGAACGCGACCATCTGGGTACGCGGCGCCAAGCAGGACTATGACACCTGGGCCTACCTTGGCTGCCCCGGCTGGAGCTGGGACGATGTCCTTCCGGTGTTCAAGGACATCGAAAACTACGACGGCGGGGCCTCCGAACTACGCGGGTCCGAGGGCCTGCTGGACGTGCGCCGGGACTTCGAACGCAACCCGATCCAGGAAGACATCTACGCTGCAGCAGTGGAGATCGGCATTCCCGAAAACCACGACTACAACTCCGGGGACGTCGAGGGCATATCCCGGATGCAGCTGAACGTGCGTGATGGCAAGCGCTTCAACACCTGGCACGCCTATCTCAAGCCCGTGGCCGAGCACGAGAACCTCACCCTGATCACCAACGCGCTGGTGCACCGGCTGATCCTCTCGGACGGAACCGTCACCGGCGTCGAATACGAGCTCGACGGTGAACTGCACACGCTCACCGCCACCGAGACCGTACTGGCCGCAGGGGCGATCGGCTCCCCGGCACTGCTGATGCGTTCGGGCATCGGGCACGCCGAGGAACTGGCCCGGGTCGGCGTCACCCCGGTGCATCACCTCCCGGGTGTCGGCAAGAACCTGCACGACCATCTGATCTCCCCGGTCATCTACACCACCACCAAGAAGGAGGTTCCGGCCAGCACCGTCTCCGTCGCCGAAACCCACCTGTTCCACAAGTCCCGCGCGGACCTGGCCGTACCCGACACCCAGCCGATCCACTTCTCCGTCCCGATGTACATGTCCGAGGGCATGAGCGGCCCGGACAACGGGTTCTCGCTGCTGGCCGGGATCGTGCGCCCGCTGGGCCGCGGTTCGATCGAGCTCACCGGCCCCGGGGCCCAGGACGAATTGGCGATCGACCTCGGGGCGTTGACCGAGGAAGCCGACCTCGACGCGCTGGTGGCTTCGCTGCGCCAGTGCCGTGAGCTGGGCAGGGCCGACGCGCTGGCGCACTGGGGACCGGAAGAAATATACCCGGGCCCGGGCATCGGGGACGGAGACGAGGAGCTGGAAGACTACGTCCGCTCCACCGTGGTGACATACCACCACCAGGTCGGCACCTGCAAGATGGGCCTCGACGAGATGGCCGTGGTCGATCCGCGCACGCTGCAGGTCCACGGGCTGGCAGGGGTGCGCGTCGCCGACGCCTCGATCATGCCGCTGGTCCCCACCGGCAATACCAACGCGCCTTCCATCCTCATTGGCGAGCGCGCCGCAGCATTCATGAGCGCCTAG
- a CDS encoding MarR family winged helix-turn-helix transcriptional regulator, with the protein MTNSFLQTLYPLSAHLSARRTLSPGKLGVLRHLEGHGNSTTTELAAILHVSTQGISLAVRELERLGFVARIPDPEDRRRIRIELTDAGREGLAEELAAGHGWMDRALKDRLTEQERRDLEAIVPLLRKLGSESPRG; encoded by the coding sequence TTGACGAACTCCTTCCTGCAGACGCTTTATCCGTTGTCCGCGCACTTGAGCGCCAGGCGGACCCTCTCCCCCGGCAAACTAGGCGTACTGCGTCATCTGGAGGGGCACGGGAACTCGACTACCACCGAGCTGGCAGCCATCCTCCATGTGAGCACCCAGGGGATCTCGCTGGCAGTGCGGGAACTTGAACGGCTGGGCTTCGTGGCCCGGATCCCCGACCCGGAGGACCGCCGCAGGATCCGGATCGAATTGACCGATGCGGGCAGGGAGGGCTTGGCCGAGGAACTGGCCGCAGGACATGGCTGGATGGACCGGGCCCTCAAAGACCGGCTCACGGAGCAGGAACGCCGGGATCTGGAAGCCATCGTTCCACTGTTGCGCAAGCTGGGATCGGAGTCACCCCGTGGCTGA
- a CDS encoding aminotransferase class III-fold pyridoxal phosphate-dependent enzyme, producing the protein MDTTTDLRSITLAEAEVLIRAALPAYGIEAATAELELLKHRENFVYRLIVPGARDVVVRLHRPGLRSDAQIGVEMDFLAAAAQRGISVPEVIAATDGRLFICAVDPVGRGCQIDLQEWIDGSAQMGSIDEGLAGTSALEPEAFLELGVALARLHELAVELGPVAGASRGAWDAEGLTGEAPLWGDPLLLPGLDADGRILLGEALAKAGAELCAYGTGADRFGAIHADATPENVLVSDTGLRVIDFDDFGPGFFLFDLVTALFWYQPHPRYPEYEAALFSGYRSVRRLGVEHLELWPALRLARGASYLGWAAARDGQDDAGFITENVLPLVLRLAANYPKGPTVESSSTKELLARRYASIGKHSPLFYSEPLSLASAQGVWITATDGTRYLDGYNNVPHVGHANPTVVEAARAQGLTLNLHSRYLNEPMVAYAEKLLATFDAPLDKVFFTNSGSESNELALRIARQHTGDRGVLISDFSYHGNTTSLAEITTGLTAREEFADYARTIHIPDLEHAGGLDEEALTAAALAQVDEAIASLADAGYGLSCVLLDPLFSTEGLNKVPRGYVTGLADRVHAAGGLVISDEVQSGFGRTGHSMWGFGLFGINPDLVTLGKPMGNGHPMGAVVTTSALLDEFGEHNMFFNTFGGNPVSAAVGMAVLQVMEEQDLVENSRLLGLRVRDALRPVAAASMIAGPVKGTGLFFGVEIINADGTPWAAGAKAVIEHMKANMVLVSRIGPNDNVLKMRPPMVINAGQVDLLVAAFAAALDAVEATVPGG; encoded by the coding sequence GTGGACACCACCACCGACCTGCGCTCCATCACCTTGGCCGAAGCCGAGGTGCTCATCCGCGCCGCCCTGCCCGCCTACGGGATCGAGGCGGCGACTGCCGAACTGGAACTGCTCAAACACCGGGAGAACTTCGTCTACCGGCTGATCGTTCCCGGAGCCAGGGACGTGGTGGTGCGCCTGCACCGCCCCGGGTTGCGCAGCGATGCGCAGATCGGGGTGGAAATGGACTTCCTGGCCGCCGCCGCCCAACGCGGGATCAGTGTCCCTGAGGTCATCGCCGCGACGGACGGGCGGTTGTTCATCTGCGCCGTGGACCCCGTCGGGCGCGGCTGCCAGATAGACCTGCAGGAATGGATCGATGGTTCCGCGCAGATGGGTTCGATCGATGAGGGACTCGCCGGAACATCCGCGCTGGAACCGGAAGCCTTCCTCGAGCTCGGCGTGGCCCTGGCCAGGCTGCACGAGCTGGCCGTGGAGCTGGGTCCTGTGGCCGGCGCCTCGCGCGGGGCCTGGGACGCCGAGGGCCTGACCGGGGAGGCGCCGCTGTGGGGAGACCCGCTGCTGCTCCCGGGCCTCGACGCCGACGGTCGCATCCTGCTCGGCGAGGCACTGGCTAAGGCCGGGGCAGAGCTGTGCGCCTACGGCACCGGGGCGGACCGCTTCGGTGCCATCCATGCCGATGCCACGCCGGAAAACGTGCTGGTCTCGGACACCGGCCTGCGGGTGATCGACTTCGACGACTTTGGTCCGGGCTTCTTCCTCTTTGATCTGGTCACTGCACTCTTTTGGTACCAGCCGCACCCGCGCTACCCGGAGTACGAAGCTGCGCTGTTCAGCGGGTATCGTTCGGTGCGCCGGCTGGGCGTGGAGCACCTGGAGCTCTGGCCGGCACTGCGGCTAGCCCGCGGGGCCAGCTACCTGGGCTGGGCCGCTGCCCGCGACGGGCAGGACGATGCCGGCTTCATCACCGAAAACGTGCTGCCACTGGTGCTGCGCCTCGCAGCGAATTATCCGAAGGGACCCACCGTGGAATCATCATCAACGAAGGAGCTGCTGGCCCGTCGTTATGCGAGCATCGGCAAGCACTCCCCGCTCTTCTACTCCGAGCCGCTCTCGCTGGCATCGGCCCAGGGCGTCTGGATCACGGCCACCGATGGGACCCGCTACCTGGATGGCTACAACAACGTCCCGCACGTGGGCCATGCCAATCCCACCGTGGTGGAAGCCGCCAGAGCGCAGGGCCTCACGCTGAACCTGCATAGCCGCTACCTTAACGAACCCATGGTCGCCTACGCGGAGAAGCTGCTGGCCACCTTCGATGCACCGCTGGACAAGGTCTTCTTCACCAATTCCGGTTCCGAATCAAATGAGCTGGCACTGCGCATTGCGCGCCAGCACACCGGGGATCGCGGCGTGCTGATCAGCGATTTCAGCTATCACGGAAACACCACTTCGCTGGCTGAAATCACCACCGGGCTCACCGCCCGCGAGGAGTTCGCCGACTACGCCCGCACCATCCACATCCCCGACCTCGAGCATGCCGGCGGGCTGGACGAGGAAGCGCTCACTGCCGCCGCACTGGCCCAGGTCGACGAGGCCATCGCCTCGCTGGCCGATGCCGGCTACGGCCTCTCCTGTGTGCTTTTGGATCCGCTCTTCTCCACCGAGGGGCTGAACAAGGTGCCACGTGGCTACGTCACCGGGCTGGCCGACCGCGTCCACGCCGCCGGCGGACTGGTCATCAGCGACGAGGTCCAGTCCGGCTTCGGCCGCACCGGGCACTCCATGTGGGGCTTTGGCCTGTTTGGCATCAACCCGGATCTGGTCACCTTGGGCAAGCCCATGGGCAACGGCCACCCGATGGGCGCCGTGGTGACCACCAGCGCGTTGCTTGACGAATTCGGCGAGCACAACATGTTCTTCAATACCTTCGGTGGCAACCCGGTTTCCGCGGCTGTCGGCATGGCAGTGCTGCAGGTCATGGAGGAACAAGACCTGGTGGAGAACTCCCGCCTGCTCGGCCTGAGGGTGCGGGACGCACTGCGCCCGGTGGCAGCCGCCTCGATGATTGCCGGCCCGGTCAAGGGCACCGGGCTGTTCTTCGGCGTGGAAATCATCAACGCCGACGGCACCCCCTGGGCCGCCGGGGCCAAGGCCGTCATCGAGCATATGAAGGCCAACATGGTGCTGGTATCCCGGATCGGTCCGAACGACAACGTGCTGAAGATGCGTCCGCCCATGGTCATCAACGCCGGGCAGGTTGACCTGCTTGTGGCGGCCTTCGCCGCGGCGCTGGATGCCGTGGAGGCCACGGTGCCCGGCGGCTGA
- a CDS encoding ABC transporter substrate-binding protein — protein sequence MRTTLRRSLVAGTAIAALALSACGSASPTTNAAPGSESTIPTKVSGKLTIGTDLTYPPYDTLENGKPAGFDVEFMDAVAAKMGVATNYVDTRFAQIIAGIKADRYDAIASTLYVSAPRAKEVDFVPYFQTGNSIISRADGTEYVSPGDLCGKSVGVVTATVIVGIMTKEESDRCKAEGKGAITVKEFPTDPEATQALLSNQVDAQMTDGAVAKVAVEKTKGRLKLTSTSLIYPIAVGIGVKKGDAPMHGAITDAIKSMQEDGSYDELLAKYNLEPVDPAVLKASMERK from the coding sequence ATGCGCACCACCCTTCGTCGCAGTCTCGTTGCAGGAACGGCCATCGCCGCCCTCGCACTCAGTGCCTGCGGTTCCGCTTCACCGACAACCAATGCAGCACCCGGTTCCGAGAGCACGATTCCCACCAAGGTCTCGGGCAAGCTGACGATCGGCACCGACCTGACCTATCCCCCCTATGACACCCTGGAGAACGGGAAGCCGGCCGGATTCGATGTCGAATTCATGGACGCCGTGGCCGCGAAGATGGGCGTTGCCACCAACTACGTCGATACCCGCTTCGCCCAGATCATTGCCGGGATCAAGGCCGACCGCTATGACGCGATCGCATCCACCCTCTATGTCTCGGCTCCCCGCGCCAAGGAAGTCGACTTCGTGCCCTACTTCCAGACGGGCAACTCCATCATCAGCCGTGCCGACGGAACCGAGTATGTCAGCCCGGGAGACCTCTGCGGCAAGTCCGTCGGCGTGGTCACCGCCACCGTCATCGTGGGGATCATGACCAAGGAGGAATCAGACCGCTGCAAGGCCGAGGGCAAGGGCGCGATCACAGTCAAGGAGTTCCCGACCGATCCGGAAGCGACCCAGGCCCTGCTCTCGAACCAGGTCGATGCCCAGATGACCGATGGCGCCGTGGCAAAGGTCGCGGTGGAAAAGACGAAGGGCCGCCTGAAGCTGACCAGCACCTCCCTGATCTACCCCATTGCAGTGGGCATCGGGGTCAAGAAGGGCGATGCGCCCATGCATGGAGCCATCACCGACGCCATCAAGTCCATGCAGGAAGACGGCAGCTACGACGAACTGCTGGCCAAGTACAACCTCGAGCCCGTGGATCCCGCAGTACTCAAGGCATCCATGGAACGGAAGTAG
- a CDS encoding LysR family transcriptional regulator — MADITLKQIEYLMAAAEAGSVTGAAAKLFLSQSAVSTALTDLEQALGAQLFVRHPRGMTLTAAGREALAEGRRVLAGVEEMRETARANVDSLAGRLRIGCYSTLAPVLLPRVIDGFLRKNPLVDLSFIEGSQSALADALRSGTIDLAIVYDYDVHEMRHPDEFTLRRVHASEPYVLLPPEHRLAGRRTVSLQELESEEMILFDLAPGGEYFLSLFHQAGLEPNVRFRTSSFEMVRAMVARGLGYSILSQRTDISMSYEGKVFTVCELAEEIKPLGISTSRLTRARPTRRMRAFAEELSRQLSSWRTGGNQES, encoded by the coding sequence ATGGCAGACATTACGCTCAAGCAAATCGAGTACTTGATGGCTGCGGCCGAAGCGGGGAGCGTCACGGGAGCCGCAGCCAAGCTCTTCCTGAGCCAATCAGCAGTTTCCACCGCACTGACCGATCTGGAGCAGGCCCTCGGGGCTCAGCTTTTCGTACGCCATCCGCGCGGCATGACACTGACCGCAGCGGGCCGTGAAGCGCTGGCCGAGGGGCGCCGCGTGCTGGCCGGGGTCGAGGAGATGCGGGAAACCGCTCGCGCAAACGTGGACTCATTGGCGGGGCGGCTGCGCATCGGGTGCTACTCGACGCTCGCGCCGGTGCTGCTGCCGCGGGTCATCGATGGATTCCTTCGCAAGAACCCGTTGGTCGACCTTTCCTTCATCGAGGGGTCGCAGTCGGCGCTCGCCGACGCCTTGCGCAGCGGGACCATCGACCTGGCCATCGTCTACGACTACGACGTCCATGAGATGCGCCATCCAGATGAATTCACGCTGCGGCGCGTCCATGCCTCCGAGCCCTACGTCTTGCTGCCCCCGGAGCATCGCCTGGCCGGTCGGCGCACGGTGAGCCTGCAAGAGTTGGAATCCGAGGAGATGATCCTGTTCGATCTGGCCCCGGGCGGAGAATACTTCCTCTCGCTCTTCCACCAGGCAGGGCTGGAGCCGAACGTCCGCTTCCGGACGAGCAGTTTCGAAATGGTCCGCGCCATGGTGGCCAGGGGGCTGGGTTATTCGATCCTGAGCCAACGCACGGATATTTCCATGAGCTATGAGGGCAAGGTCTTTACCGTCTGCGAACTGGCCGAGGAAATCAAGCCGCTGGGCATCTCCACCTCGCGGCTGACTCGGGCCAGGCCCACCCGGCGGATGCGCGCGTTCGCCGAAGAGCTGAGCCGGCAACTCAGCAGCTGGCGGACGGGAGGAAACCAAGAGTCCTGA
- a CDS encoding M20 family metallopeptidase produces the protein MSMHTTESTAEYTSARNLQLLSEVLSIDSTWGRETPLAEFMAEQMRQWGVDEVELVESMPGRYSVGGRIRGTGGGKSILFNGHLDTYEVSPDWTKEPFAATVEGGRIYGAGIADMKAATTAGLAVMRDIATSGRRPKGDVVFHGVSCHFEGGVGTRSLLEAGFTADAGICGEPTDNTIGTVHRGAAYLKVTTHGKQAHTSAKELGLNAIETMEPLLAGMRRFEAEMPYEPHPELPGGPNLNIGTIRGGTKHNQVPDRCEMTCDIRLLPSQDPYDVRDQAERMIQDLARQDPRIQATVEFSEHWLSGPRLPYEIDPESPIATSVAAAVSSIGSTPVFRGIPFWTDMVPLAQAGIPAVNIGPGTPPYSWADEWVEQAKYDEIIAIYSALADQWCNEPR, from the coding sequence ATGTCCATGCACACCACCGAATCCACCGCCGAATACACCTCCGCACGCAACCTTCAGCTGCTGAGCGAAGTGCTCTCGATCGATTCCACGTGGGGCCGGGAAACTCCACTGGCCGAATTCATGGCCGAGCAGATGCGCCAATGGGGGGTCGACGAGGTAGAGCTGGTCGAGTCAATGCCGGGCCGTTATTCAGTCGGTGGCCGCATCCGGGGCACCGGGGGCGGGAAATCGATTCTCTTCAACGGCCATCTGGACACCTACGAAGTCTCGCCGGACTGGACCAAGGAGCCCTTCGCCGCCACCGTGGAAGGCGGACGCATCTACGGCGCCGGGATCGCCGACATGAAGGCCGCCACCACCGCGGGCCTGGCGGTGATGCGCGATATCGCCACCTCGGGCAGGCGTCCGAAAGGCGACGTGGTCTTCCATGGAGTCTCCTGCCACTTTGAAGGAGGCGTGGGAACCCGCTCCCTGCTGGAAGCCGGATTCACCGCGGATGCCGGGATCTGCGGGGAGCCCACGGACAACACCATCGGCACCGTCCACCGGGGGGCCGCCTACCTGAAGGTCACCACACACGGCAAGCAGGCCCATACCTCCGCCAAGGAGCTCGGACTGAACGCCATTGAAACGATGGAACCGCTCCTGGCCGGGATGCGGCGCTTCGAGGCAGAGATGCCCTACGAACCGCACCCGGAACTTCCTGGAGGCCCGAACCTGAACATCGGTACCATCCGTGGCGGCACCAAGCACAACCAGGTCCCGGACCGGTGTGAGATGACCTGCGATATCCGACTGCTGCCCAGCCAGGATCCCTACGACGTGCGCGACCAGGCAGAGCGCATGATCCAGGACCTGGCCCGCCAGGATCCTCGGATCCAGGCAACCGTCGAGTTCAGCGAACACTGGCTCTCCGGACCGCGGCTGCCCTACGAGATCGACCCGGAAAGCCCGATCGCCACCTCGGTGGCAGCGGCAGTGAGCAGCATCGGCTCGACCCCGGTCTTCCGCGGGATTCCGTTCTGGACCGACATGGTGCCCCTGGCTCAAGCCGGCATCCCAGCCGTCAACATCGGCCCTGGCACCCCTCCCTACAGCTGGGCCGATGAATGGGTCGAACAAGCCAAGTACGACGAGATCATCGCCATCTACTCGGCGTTGGCTGACCAGTGGTGTAACGAACCGCGTTAG